One genomic region from Mycoplasmopsis columbina encodes:
- a CDS encoding AAA domain-containing protein: MNVKKEYQAILNNLLDVSPNDPAVFTNINSKFSYDFYRTFDLNLTAQIIKNPNFNVPLLEKNSLKIAEEIKEMNDPQLIINHLLENDFELSENRKGQIFKHLTSQKEKIVSELKAKFQKQITEWKLFENKAEEIYQQSSTWPMHLGFVFIKVSIEGKPIFAPLFLKEVDMEFKNGKAYLKAASEIKVNEKLLFILKQANFDLALSDEFSTMSIAQIVNHLNIEWDEIYNFKVDLVTECLKIKAEDIKNRELEFYGGLVLGLYQPSGGYARNRMLEIIQKNEVESIIEVEFNKNKYNDKIDKVIFNPKSSIFKITPTNYSQDRAIVSSLNQNTIIWGPPGTGKSQTIVNILTNILMYERNALVCSEKKAALDVIEERLGVLRTFTLTLVLSRNVKRKSFYEPISQYLEYLQQFKIKEKIKPQIPRIINQSEVEFLEKIQTWKDDTKLPLYAKFIEKYNDKWTLLSQDLWDKLLELDNTMLYTNNFDFKNSKEYLKALLKVNKVKFKPFNLTNKKIKKLHQYLYENLKSLNPNLNDDLNYFTNLNSNDFEKINQLFNLLPKKNNLSINDENQLKDYIAYNIVQKIEKFTKEENDLLKNFIIAVNTAKMEPFKFVKQFAPIIKKIYPIIIATPDTDLSPWQKNEFDYAILDESSQIFLEKGLPILYLAKKKILAGDDQQMKPSNWFGIRYTDEETIYGTVESLLDYAKSLGVHTVLLDKNYRSNFAALMTFSSKFFYNESLDVIDSSNNPHNFKPIEVYDINGIWENNTNLSEVALAIEKLKENLPIYKKVILLCFNKKQQEFIQNEIINSHKDLEEYLTTGNLLIRNIENIQGDEADLIIATVGYDANAAIHSTYVGRPGGKNALNVAISRAKDKMIVIKSLKSNDIVLSSFENEDVYTFKKWLEFLELSEEEKKSYLTKVNREKNYTSNENPLFIDINNTLNKLAEENSNLKVLANESVGTINVDLVLSYKNRHELCFIIDDFSYASNINEYLKFKDKIKFIKSKKYKVFWVNYLTWFKQKTEILEYVTNLSQEKTQEIEELTRELDLDNSSNKNENTYFALENEKEIEREKRMLNLPVVVQNKSLDQVDNLELMNNELFIETKIEEETIEIPQLKEEN; the protein is encoded by the coding sequence ATGAATGTTAAAAAAGAATATCAAGCAATTTTAAATAATCTTTTAGATGTTTCACCAAATGATCCTGCTGTGTTTACAAATATTAATAGTAAATTTTCTTATGATTTTTATAGGACTTTTGATTTAAATTTAACTGCACAAATTATTAAAAATCCAAATTTTAATGTACCTTTGTTAGAAAAAAATTCTTTAAAAATCGCTGAGGAAATTAAAGAAATGAATGATCCACAATTGATAATTAATCATTTATTAGAAAATGATTTTGAATTAAGTGAAAACCGTAAAGGTCAAATTTTTAAACATCTAACTTCACAAAAAGAAAAAATAGTTAGTGAATTAAAAGCTAAATTTCAAAAGCAAATTACTGAATGAAAATTGTTTGAAAATAAAGCAGAAGAAATTTATCAACAATCAAGTACTTGACCAATGCATCTTGGCTTTGTTTTTATTAAAGTTTCAATTGAAGGAAAACCCATTTTCGCACCGCTTTTTTTAAAAGAAGTCGATATGGAATTTAAAAACGGTAAGGCTTATTTAAAAGCAGCAAGCGAAATTAAAGTAAATGAAAAATTACTTTTTATTCTTAAACAAGCTAATTTCGATTTGGCTTTAAGTGATGAATTTTCAACAATGTCAATTGCACAAATTGTCAATCATTTAAACATTGAATGAGACGAAATTTACAATTTTAAGGTAGATTTGGTAACGGAATGTCTTAAAATTAAAGCTGAAGATATTAAAAATCGTGAACTTGAATTTTATGGAGGGCTTGTTCTTGGTTTATATCAACCATCAGGTGGTTATGCAAGAAACAGAATGCTTGAAATCATTCAAAAAAATGAAGTTGAATCAATCATTGAAGTTGAATTTAATAAAAATAAATATAATGACAAAATAGACAAAGTAATTTTCAATCCAAAAAGTTCTATTTTTAAAATTACTCCAACTAATTATTCACAAGATAGAGCCATTGTTTCATCGCTTAATCAAAATACTATTATTTGAGGTCCACCAGGAACTGGAAAAAGTCAAACAATTGTCAATATATTAACCAATATTCTAATGTATGAAAGAAACGCCTTAGTGTGCTCTGAAAAAAAAGCTGCACTTGATGTAATTGAAGAAAGATTAGGCGTTTTGAGAACATTCACCTTAACTTTAGTTTTATCCAGAAATGTCAAAAGAAAAAGTTTTTATGAACCTATTAGTCAGTACTTAGAATATTTACAACAATTTAAAATTAAAGAAAAAATAAAACCACAAATTCCAAGAATTATTAATCAAAGCGAAGTAGAGTTTCTTGAGAAAATTCAAACTTGAAAAGATGATACAAAATTACCACTTTATGCAAAATTTATTGAAAAATATAATGACAAATGAACTTTATTGTCACAGGATTTATGGGATAAATTATTAGAATTAGACAACACAATGTTATACACTAATAATTTTGATTTTAAAAATTCAAAAGAATACTTAAAAGCTTTATTGAAAGTTAATAAAGTAAAATTTAAACCATTTAATTTAACTAATAAGAAAATTAAAAAACTTCATCAATATCTTTATGAAAATTTAAAATCTTTAAATCCGAATTTAAATGATGATTTAAATTATTTCACTAATTTAAATTCAAATGACTTTGAGAAAATTAATCAACTTTTTAATCTTTTACCGAAAAAAAACAATTTAAGCATTAATGATGAAAATCAGTTGAAAGATTACATTGCTTATAACATTGTTCAAAAAATTGAAAAATTTACTAAAGAAGAAAACGATTTACTTAAGAATTTTATTATTGCAGTTAATACTGCAAAAATGGAGCCATTTAAATTTGTTAAACAATTTGCGCCAATTATTAAAAAAATTTATCCAATAATTATTGCCACTCCAGATACTGATTTATCTCCATGACAAAAAAATGAATTTGATTATGCAATTTTAGATGAATCAAGTCAAATTTTTCTAGAAAAAGGATTACCTATTCTTTATTTAGCAAAGAAAAAAATTCTTGCAGGCGATGATCAACAAATGAAACCATCTAATTGATTTGGAATTAGATATACAGATGAGGAAACTATCTATGGAACGGTTGAATCATTACTAGATTATGCTAAAAGTTTAGGTGTTCACACAGTATTATTAGATAAAAATTATCGTTCAAATTTTGCTGCATTAATGACATTCAGTTCAAAATTCTTCTACAATGAAAGTTTAGATGTAATTGATTCATCTAATAACCCACATAATTTCAAACCAATTGAAGTCTACGATATAAATGGCATTTGAGAAAATAATACAAATTTAAGCGAAGTAGCTCTAGCGATAGAAAAATTAAAAGAAAATCTTCCTATTTATAAAAAGGTGATACTTTTATGTTTTAACAAAAAACAACAGGAATTTATTCAAAACGAAATTATTAATAGTCACAAAGACTTAGAAGAGTATTTAACTACTGGTAATTTATTGATAAGAAATATAGAAAATATTCAAGGAGATGAAGCTGATTTAATCATTGCAACAGTTGGATATGATGCAAATGCAGCTATTCATTCTACTTATGTTGGTCGTCCCGGTGGTAAAAATGCACTAAATGTTGCTATAAGTAGAGCTAAAGACAAGATGATAGTTATTAAATCATTAAAATCTAATGACATTGTTCTTTCTTCTTTTGAAAACGAAGATGTTTATACATTTAAAAAATGATTGGAATTTTTAGAACTATCAGAGGAAGAGAAGAAATCATATCTAACAAAAGTCAATAGAGAAAAAAATTATACAAGTAACGAAAATCCCTTATTTATAGATATAAATAATACATTAAATAAATTGGCAGAAGAAAATTCTAATTTAAAAGTTTTAGCAAATGAAAGTGTTGGAACAATAAATGTTGATCTTGTTTTAAGTTATAAAAATAGACATGAATTATGTTTTATTATTGATGATTTTAGTTATGCATCTAATATTAATGAATATTTGAAATTCAAAGATAAAATTAAATTTATTAAGTCTAAAAAATACAAAGTATTTTGAGTTAACTATCTAACATGATTTAAACAAAAAACTGAAATATTAGAATATGTAACAAATTTATCACAAGAAAAAACACAAGAAATTGAAGAATTAACAAGAGAATTAGATTTAGATAACAGTAGTAATAAAAATGAGAATACTTATTTTGCACTTGAAAATGAGAAAGAAATCGAAAGAGAAAAAAGAATGTTAAATCTACCTGTTGTTGTTCAAAACAAGTCATTAGATCAAGTTGATAATTTGGAATTAATGAATAATGAATTATTTATTGAAACAAAAATAGAAGAAGAAACAATAGAAATACCACAATTAAAAGAAGAAAATTAA
- a CDS encoding ABC transporter ATP-binding protein, translated as MSKKINNQHIIELKEVVKEFDGKLVLDNVDLKINKGEFVTLLGPSGSGKTTILRLIAGFEWATRGEIKFNGLDIKDLPAHARDLSTIFQDYALFPHLNVEGNIKYGLLLKRKPKEHVNPKYKTLLEEKIKQWNKKAADEMAKLDRVQQEYEQEMEKFKPTSRQYKKRQSWLDDSDFKYSYWEYYTTQQIEKFEKKHLTRKLTKDEINEEVANIVKLVGLEGSEKKGINELSGGMKQRVALARSLVIEPEILLLDEPLSALDAKIRQKMQVLLKSIQKKLGLTFIFVTHDQDEALELSDRVAIVRDGKIEQYDTPKAIYDYPVNKWVANFIGDSNIFNGKFNADGTVTILDQKTYKTVHDENEFAPGEEVDALIRPEDIDIVNTDRDRNDRLLGKVVESSYRGSYYYLKIELESKHIIYVETAKKFDVGEKVYLSWTIDSIHLMKKDSKWDYSQDAESNQE; from the coding sequence ATGTCAAAAAAGATCAATAATCAGCATATTATTGAATTAAAAGAAGTCGTTAAAGAGTTTGACGGAAAATTAGTTTTAGATAATGTTGATTTAAAAATTAATAAAGGGGAATTTGTTACATTATTGGGTCCTTCAGGATCAGGTAAAACAACAATTTTACGTTTAATTGCCGGTTTTGAATGAGCCACTCGTGGAGAAATTAAATTTAATGGTTTAGATATTAAAGATTTACCTGCGCATGCACGTGATTTATCAACCATTTTCCAAGATTACGCTTTGTTTCCACATCTAAATGTTGAAGGAAACATTAAATATGGTTTATTACTTAAAAGAAAACCAAAAGAACATGTTAATCCGAAGTATAAAACATTACTTGAGGAAAAAATTAAACAATGAAATAAAAAAGCTGCTGATGAAATGGCTAAATTAGATCGTGTTCAACAAGAATATGAACAAGAAATGGAAAAATTTAAACCAACTAGTAGACAGTACAAAAAACGTCAATCATGATTAGATGATTCAGACTTTAAATATTCATATTGAGAATATTACACAACACAACAAATTGAGAAATTTGAAAAAAAACACTTAACAAGAAAATTAACTAAAGATGAAATTAATGAAGAAGTAGCAAACATTGTTAAATTGGTTGGACTTGAAGGCAGCGAGAAAAAAGGAATTAACGAACTTTCAGGTGGTATGAAACAACGTGTTGCACTTGCAAGATCTTTAGTTATCGAACCAGAAATTCTTTTACTTGATGAACCTTTAAGTGCATTAGATGCTAAAATTCGTCAAAAAATGCAAGTTCTTTTAAAAAGCATTCAAAAGAAATTAGGTCTTACGTTTATTTTTGTTACTCATGATCAAGATGAAGCTCTTGAACTTTCAGATCGTGTCGCAATTGTAAGAGATGGAAAGATTGAACAATACGACACACCTAAAGCAATTTATGATTATCCAGTTAACAAATGAGTTGCGAACTTTATTGGTGATTCAAATATTTTTAATGGTAAATTTAATGCTGATGGAACAGTAACCATTTTAGACCAAAAAACCTATAAAACAGTTCATGATGAAAATGAGTTTGCTCCTGGAGAAGAAGTAGATGCTTTAATTCGTCCAGAAGATATTGATATTGTGAACACCGACAGAGATAGAAATGATAGACTTTTAGGTAAAGTTGTTGAATCATCATATCGTGGAAGTTATTACTATTTAAAAATTGAATTAGAATCAAAACACATTATTTATGTAGAAACCGCTAAAAAATTTGACGTAGGTGAAAAAGTCTACTTAAGTTGAACAATTGATTCAATTCATTTAATGAAAAAAGATAGCAAATGAGATTATTCACAAGATGCTGAATCAAATCAAGAATAA
- a CDS encoding ABC transporter permease encodes MLNQIKNKLSLNKRLTLLLPFVVIAIFFILLPIILIIINAFTPRENFDTFLLLKEKNTWIQIGRSLKIGVISSLICLLLGFPYAYFIATSKNKYLPIYGMSLILSPMIIFTIARIYAIRGFFLAVVPTEDTLNAEWFMVLALTYLNLPFMIMPLYSVFKDMPKNIIEASEDLGYNKFQTLLKVVVPYSLKAIISGLGLIFLSSATNFVISDKLLPNKNQLQTIGSVINDYTVPSNEYLLSRGSVLVLVVSAIFIGSYALIQYAPKLFAKFSKKGWRYE; translated from the coding sequence ATGCTGAATCAAATCAAGAATAAATTAAGTTTAAATAAAAGATTAACTCTTTTATTACCTTTTGTTGTTATAGCTATCTTTTTTATTCTTTTACCTATAATTTTAATTATTATTAATGCCTTTACTCCAAGGGAAAATTTTGACACTTTTTTACTTTTAAAAGAAAAAAACACATGAATCCAAATTGGAAGAAGTTTGAAAATTGGAGTAATTAGTTCATTAATTTGTTTACTCTTAGGTTTTCCTTATGCCTATTTTATTGCAACAAGCAAAAATAAATATTTACCAATTTATGGAATGAGTTTGATTTTAAGTCCAATGATCATTTTTACAATTGCTAGAATTTACGCAATTAGAGGATTTTTCTTAGCCGTTGTGCCAACAGAAGATACTTTGAATGCTGAATGATTTATGGTATTAGCATTGACTTATTTAAATTTACCATTCATGATTATGCCTTTATATAGTGTGTTTAAAGACATGCCCAAAAACATTATTGAAGCAAGTGAAGATTTAGGTTACAATAAATTTCAAACTTTATTAAAAGTTGTTGTGCCTTATTCATTAAAAGCAATAATCAGCGGATTAGGATTAATTTTCCTTTCATCAGCAACTAACTTTGTTATAAGTGATAAATTGTTGCCAAATAAAAATCAATTACAAACAATTGGATCAGTAATTAATGATTATACTGTTCCTTCAAACGAATATCTTCTATCAAGAGGAAGTGTCTTAGTTTTAGTTGTATCAGCAATATTTATAGGCTCATACGCGCTAATTCAATATGCACCAAAACTTTTTGCTAAATTTAGTAAGAAAGGATGAAGAT